CACAATTTTATGagaggaatatatatatatgtttcatatcATCTTAAAACAGCATACcatcacaaaaaaaaacttcGAACAGAAGGATGAAATTCTTCTTCCACAAGAGCAGTAGTTAAAttcttatgaaataaattcGGTTCTTTTCCTTGGAAATGAGCACAGAACAATATCGAGTTACCATTGGGACAAAAAGgcatttcaaattttcaatcATCAACATACATAAAAAGATCCGCATGGTTGTTACTACAACATTTtagatattttcaaaaataacagAAGTGACGTAAACCAATTACCTGCCCGTCCGTATACTATTCCAATGTTTATAAGGGTGTTGAGTATGGGTTCCTCGTCATATAGTCCAATGTGATCAGCGATGTTCAGCGAAGTCTGTAGGGCTCTGGCAAATTAAGACATTCTTTATCGTGTTTTTTCCATTAAACATTACACTTCAGTTTCAGATCTTTCAGAACGTATCTATTAAGATAAAATTGTATATCGCCTTTTTTAGACAGTTGACTATTGGTTGACCTAGAAGTTTTGTTTCTAATACTAAAACagtatttcttttttatctatctatatatctcAATAACCACGCTATCAACATACTCCAATGACTCTGATTTTCGTGACTGTCGGCTGAGGTTTTCTCCCAGGTCCGAGTAAATTGTGACGTGTGTCGAACACCATTGGTCGTTACCGAGAAGAGTCAGACTCGTTCTGTAATTGCTCTCCGCCTCACTGAACTTCgcctatttcaaattaaataattacgCATTGTAGAATACACTAATAAGTCATCTCCAAATTCAAATTCACGTGTAAAATCAGGACTTTTTATTGTCAGCAGTAGTTAATATAATTTTGTCTGGTATTATGAATGAAAGAATAAGTTTAAACATACCATTTCATTTGTCAGCATTTTCCCATATCCACCCCTCAGTATAGCTTCGTCCTCAGGTTTTCCGAACAGTGGGGTTATCTCCAAGCATTTACGGTAAAACGAGACGCTCTCATCTGTAACAGagtaaacattatttaaaaataattacaacTAACATTTAAAAGTTCACAGTATGAACGGAAatgtatagtatttttttaaatttcgtagTTGCGAGTCTGTATAGCGGTACTCGGTCACTTGCTAAGACAAATGAAACAACGGATAGTGGatattttttgccaattttatttattctatacgATTTTGCTGTAATCTAAAGTTATAAACGGCGTCATGGATAGCAATTTGAACTACCAGTGACTAATGAAGTTTTGAGTGTTTACCAGCATCAACATTTCAGACACTTTTCGTGAGTTGatctgctgttcatcaccgAAGAATTGAGACACCCGCCTAATATTTTGCACTATTTTAAGGTATTCTGTCTGGCTTTCATCATTTCAAGCACCATcacatgtttataaatgaatccaacaatataaaacacataaatacatattaatggACACAATATCTTTGACTTAATCGTATTTTGAAGTTGTAGGATGATCAGTTAAaattgtatagtcacttgcattgttttgaaactgCGATGTATAGTTGCTTGCGAGGGCacttgtatagtcgcttgttataAAGAGGAAATATATTCCGAGGACgtctataatgttaaacatatttgtagTTACGAATAATACAGATATTCGGTGTTTTACTGACCCGTATACCATGCCTGTTTTCATTTATCCCGCTTCTATACTCACAAGTGAAGATACAAAAAACAACTAATGATTatactatacacttccgttcatacacCGTGAAGTTTAATAACTGCGAATGCACATCAGTTAACATTAACATTCACATTTTTTAATAACACGGTGTGACATATTTGCAGCCATATATTAATAAGCGTTATCGAGCATAAAATCATTCGCTTCGTTATTTTcgatattttgtatatcagCAGCGTTAAGGGTTAATTAAATAGTTTCACCATTGAAAAGCGTCAGTTTTGTTAACTAGATtaacatcaatataaaatgGTCAAAAATCAACTTCACCTCCCATATAGTTGTGTAGTAGTTGTGAGGATGAAGCTACAAGGTCCACAAACACGTGATACGTGTCGCCAGTACTATATTCTACGTCACTGAGAAGCTTCTGTAGATTTGGAAACTCGTGACTGAGTTGCTCTAACGCTTGTGTGTATTCTGTTGTGTCGAGTTTGGAGCTGATGTCCTTTAATACATTACCAAATACTCGGCAATATCGATCTCTCACCCCTgaaaagtacaatgtactgcGATATTAGTGGAAAGATGTAAGTTGTATGACATTGTCATTTATAAGCTTGCGTTATCAGTATatcaaaacataaataactttATCAAGCATGAAGCCAATTACATCAGGTgctttgaaaaaagaaatattcatGCTTTATCTGTAATAACTTTGTTTAGTGAATATACCATGCTTTATCTGTAATAACTTTGTTTAGTGAATCTACCTTACGTTGTATTCCTTTTTTAGCATTTCTCTAAAAATATAAGTTTATAAACTCGGTAACATGAACTTATGGCCGGTTTCATCTAAAAGTTGTAAGAAAATAATGTGATAAAAACCAAACGGAAACCATGTCCATACTTCTCTTGTTACATATGACGTTAGAAATCTGAAGACAATCCCGCAGAATGCCATGTATGTTGTATCGCCCTGCTGATTGGTCAAAGCTCAAGATATGATGATCACGAAAATAGTCCATGGTACCGTCGAGATTTTGTCTTTGGAGATTTAAAGGTTGAGATGTGTTTTCTTCCTCGGTTACATTATCTGTGTATATAGATCCAGGTACATTAATGCATACTTTATCCAAGttctattttatattaaaacattatgtcTTTAGTGTGTGAAGTTAGACGGCTCTTTCTGTAGAAGCTTGCAATTGTCTTTATACTGCACGCAGTAAACTTCATATGTTCATAAGACTTAAATAGTTATTCTGTAAATAACATATGTTATAACTTACACATCATCCCACGAGCTTGCTCAAGCTGGAATGACGCTGGTATGTACTCTAATGCTGCGAGTCGTTGCTGGAAGAGGACCGACAACTGATGCAATAACTTGGTGAAGATGAAATCTGGAAATATATCCGTATGTTCCTCTTAGAAACTTAATGTTACAGACCTTAAACTATTAAGTTTgtctctaatgttctctaatgTTCTTTTTATAATATCTGATCAAATATGATACTATTATTacaatttgatgaaaatgaacAATTGAATCAAACTAAATATGGTTAGATTTCCAATATGCCAATATGAAGACACAATATGGTGTAAATGCACAAATACACTATTTCTAATATGTAAGTATTGCATAACTCTAATATTATCATATGTAGATTTTACATCTGTATGATTTAAAGTTCTTTGAGTTAGATTACTCATCAATTACCTACCAATGCCCAATACGTGTTAAGAACTCGTAAGAAGCCAAACGAAATATCAGAAGTAGTTGACCACAGTGACTGTTCATATTTTTGCTTAACACTGACTTGAATGTTTACTGTTTTAATGCTACTAAGTGACATACTAGTTTAGTATAGAACGGATATTACCGCCAAATGTCCATACTAGTATTAAGTATGATTTTGTTCATGCAGAATGGCATCTTAATATTACTGTTCATAAAGTATACTAGTGTGCTTTATATAATTCTACAATGCAGTTAGATAGATGAATGAATGATCGTATTGATATGCTTTAcattttggttttgtttatttcttgtttatagatatttttcattttgttgttgttgttgttgttgttgctgctgctgtAATAACCTTTGGTACATCACTGTGTGTGTTGAATTGCAGAGCAGatgtttgtagttttttttCGTGGTTAGTAGttacttttaaaatgtttcattctGTCACTGTGTAGcagatttagtttttttttctattttatacattgtaatatgtATTGATGCCCTACTTACCAGGTTTTTCGTCCGCTGGGAAAAATTCATCACTGAGATACTCTATTCTGGACGCAGTTAGTAGCATGATCACCTCATCAGCTGTATACTCGGCTAGTTGAGTACCTGAAAAGGAAAATATAAATGAGAAAcgtttttcttaaaatattcaattttttaattCCATTATTTCGATGGAATTCATAGATCGATCTTGCGCTATTACAATGTAGTTACCTGACTTTTGCTGTAACATTAAATCCCATCCACAACATAAATTCCTTAGATTAGCAATGTATGAACCTGTCCTATTTCATTGTAACATCTAAACCACCTTACGTTGAAGTCACGTTTTATGTACAGAGCACTTCAGATTATGATTTGTGATCCTACCTACTATTTGTAGAACGAGCGGGAGTCCTTCACACAGAGTCGCCATTTTTCGTAGATTTGCTGAATTTTCTTCCGGTGCCATTTGATGCAGAAAGAGAAAAGATTCGTCCTCACTTAAGGGTGAAAGTTCACGGAAAAATCCCAAGTGTCTTTCAGCTTCTGGTAGAGCAACACATGATGTTAGAATAACATGCAGACGTTCTGACGTCATCAGAAGTCTCTGGAGGAAATTGATGAAGTTTAAATATTCGTCACTCTCGATAACTTTCTCACAGTTATCAATGATCACGATCATTTCGTGGTCAAGGCCATAGATATAGTCGATAATTACTGATGCTGCCTGATTCATATTTCCACCCATTTCATCGTACATTTGTAGTTCGCTCAGAATTCGTCTGTACAGCTGGAACATGGGCTTGGTCTTTGGAAGCTGTCGTATCACCATTTTTGATGAATCGATCGTTCCTTCCTGGAAACGTCTTGTAAGTTCCAATGCCGTCCGGCTCTTTCCAATAGATTTCAAACCAAATATCCCCATGAATCTGTGATTGTTCCATGTTTCTTGAAACTTTTACAGAAATTCCTCTCTACCTACAAACGGATGCAACGATTAATCCGACATGACACCCGCAATGTGAAATTGCAGTCATAAACCCGTACGCAATTTAAATACTGTAGGTTTAGATATCAGCTAAAGCTCGGAGGTGTTTTTGTGAACAAAGATTGGCTGCGTTTACATAGTATACTCTTTAAATAACGAATACATTAGACCACAAGCGGGAAAGTACGGTTAATACTACAGAAGTATAGGGctgtaaaagaaatatatatagataatggTTGTTGAGGGTAAAATGGGGCATAACACGTTACACATTCTTGTGTTTATGAATTGTTTCAATTTGAGTTTGTCAGAGCACGGTCGAGCAGCAGACAGCATATAATTTGTATAGAACATAAAAACTCGAGGAACATAAAAAACTAACGTTTTATTATCTTACACATTAACCAGGACAATTTACGAAGACAGACGATTGTTTACCGTGGAAATGATTTCCTGGATAGACATATCTCTTGAAATTGCAATATGCGGTATTAAGACGACATTATACAATGACGGGTAAATAGGCTgaatgatacaatatatattacatcataCCTAGCTTATGAGCTACCTTTTGGGGTAGGTCATAAAATGTAAGGTTAGTCAGGGATTTCCCGATTTAGAGGGGAGCTACAGAACCCGCCGGTAAAAGTTAACTATTCAATCAGGTGTCATGAACTCCATAGCACCCATTTACAGTTTTATTTGTGAATAAGGAAACCTCGACTTGAATACTTGCTATTCTTTATACATTGATATTTAACTTTAGACCTTGTTATTCTAGATATGGATGGCTATCTTTTCTGAAAGTAATTTACATAGTTGTATCAGAAACATGTATtagagagattggcaactccgccatttttactatcagcagatgtacctctgtatgtgttTATGGATTTTATGGATATATACTCTTTAaaagttaaatacagcagaataaatttgatatgttagaaaagttcagtaatttttagatggtttgagtacgattttagaaaaaaaatatttgaatttatttgctcataaaagaaaatgcacttccggttttgaatgtctaattttcgaaaaaccaggtaaaattggtcattttcgagctttcaaaaatcaaattatatcatattaatcGGGACAATAGGTCAcgtcaaaatatgatattatatctAATTTTATATTGATGCAGAAATGTCATATTTAAAAGAATACaattaaaagtagttagccaaggttAAAATGCCAATAAACCGGAGGTCTCGCTACCTGTCAGCAAAGACAAAGacggagtttccaatctcttaTGGATATGTTTCTGGCTGTATGTATCAGCTTATCATGGGATATTACCGTAGTATTTTATCGTCAGTTGTTTTATcataattgtttatttgtatctCACTCAGAGTTCACCTTCTGGGCTATCTCTATGTCTGCCTGCATATTCATAGCATTTTTGTGAATATTATTAATAGATTATGTTATAAATCAAGGGTTCTTATAAAAGTAGCTGGGATAGaacaattaaaatacatatgCTTTCAATAGCGGAACAGATAGTCAGAACAATTGGACTCGTAATAGACAACGACAACCATAATTTTTTTCTCCGCTTTTTATGATAAACACCTGTTCCACATCATAATGTTGCCTCTGTCAGGAAGTCTCTTGGTTGATTTCACTGGTTGAAGTATGTCAAAAAGGGATTCTACCAATCATGCATCAACGTGGAATTGGAGCGATTGGTTACCCACGGTCAACATAAGATATTTTACTTCTGTCCCAGTTAGAACGACACATAGTATGCGCTATACTATTATACTATACATAGAACAAATAATACGTCCTACGTGCTCACAAAGACATGCGCGAATTTATTCCAATTAATCGCGAAAAAAACTCAAAATACGCTTTGACTGCATTTCGACCTTACTTTTGAGAAATAACTATTTATTCATATGTGATTTCTTTCGTTCATAATCGTCATTTCCTTAGCATCACTAATGGGTcatgtataatgataatacAGTTATAACTGTTAAGTGTCTTAAGCATAGCTGATAGGCGATTGTCGAGTAGGTTTGATGTCCTTACATATTATTACAAGCCATCCTCCTCTGGGTCGTGGTTTCGAAATCAATGTAAGGCAGTTACCGATAGATACTACTGACGgttgtattttgttttcttgaatCAGGTTCATCCTTAAAAACCTGGatattaataggacgtcaaaCAAAGCAAACATAGGCATCAATGTTGTCTTATGTGTGGATGGAACAGCTGCTTAGAGTATCTTAAACATGAATGTATGGGTTTTATATAAGAACGGAAGAGCGTATATGTATCCTAAGTATTAATGAATGTTATATGAAGTCGGATAAGCTGTCTTGTTCATTCTTCATTTAAGGGGTATTATGTAAGCACACGACGCCTTTATCTTTCTATCTATGTCACATGTCTGTCGATAACATATTTAACCTAGGTTAGTTAAAATCTTATATCAAGACGGCAACAACGCGTCTCGCATAGCCTTTGCGTTGTGCATGATTCTATTGCTATGTGGGAGTATTCACCCAGTCTCGATATCATAACCAGTACTGTCCATGATGCTCTTCCTTGTGGCTTGGTATCTCGACCTAAATCTGTTTACCAAGTCTGTCCGGTTGTTCTGTTGGTGTAAGGAAATGAGTCGTTTATATTCCTTTACAGCTTCATGTCGAATTTCCTTCACGCGCTCAAGACGATGAATCTTCACCAAAAGTTCCATGTAACTTAGGTAACAATACAACGAGAGTTGGTAGCCAGGTATTGAGGCCTGGAGTACTGGCGTTATATCTATGGATCTCTCCCATAAAGGAACAGACTCTTGGTATCGTCCCTGCATAACATACGAGCCTGCTAGAAGTTCCAACATTTCCATAACATTTACATTTCTTGGGGTCTCAACATCCCTAATTTCCAGAACCTGATTGAAATATGGAATAGCCCTATCGTAATTTCGAAGCCGATGGTTCATCCTCCCAAGATTTTCTAAAGTAGCTAGGCGACCAATTCCGTGTACGCCTGGTGTTCTTTCCAGTACCAGTTCCGCCTGGTAAAGCATCTCCATGGCCGCCTTGTTGTCACCGTGGACTGATTTCTGAAGGGCGACGTTGTTGAGAGAAGCCACCATCGCCTGAACACCTTCCTTGATTTCAGTCCTGATCTCAAGAGCTTCTGTAAAGTATTCCAATGCCGCGTCGTAGTCTTGGCCGGTTTGTTTTAATGAACCAAGACTGTTATAACATTTTGAAGTTATTCTGTTGTACTTTGTTCCGAATTTCCTTATACTTCTGCCAAGAACTTCCCGCAAGCAACGCTCTCCTTCGTCACGGAgttctgaaaacaaaaatatatgatGTAAGGATTTCTATGGCTCCATTTGTAACAATATGATGCTAGAGAACCTTAACGGAGTAGAAGTATATGGTGTTAGGAGGTATGAAATGTATGGTCagtgtttataaaaaaaaacccataacgATTGTAAAATTGAGCAAAAAGTGATTGATTTTCTCAGACTGAATTTCAGCTTATTTCATTCCAAGCATTTATACGCAGAACAGTGTCACCTGGAACCAAACCTGAACATAACATGAGCAGTTTATGCTGTTAGAGGATTTGTCCTAGTGAGGGAAGAATAAGATATTTACAGTTATCCTTCATATACCAGAGTATACAACGATCACATGTTTCCTCCTTCTTGACGCatatagcatacatgtataggtaaTATAAGCAGATGACTTGTTAACTCTTTGTGAGTGCTGTTGGATGAgttgtcattattttttgtagtaaaccGTAGCGGAGTAGCACAGTGAATTAAGAACCACATTATTTACTATAAAGAGAGTGATGTACATTTACCACAATATaccaaaatacaatgtacacacaCTCATGGATGCATGCTTCAGAAAGGAGAGACCGTCTTGGAAAGAGCACGGCCGAGGATAGTGTCAACATGAAACACGCAGCTAGTCAACCAGTCTAGTTATTTTTGAGGCATAACTGAAGtgaaattattatatatgttttacctgCTAATGCATATACCCTTCCAATGTTTATAAGGGTGTTCAGTATAGGTTCCTCGTCATAAAGTCCGAGCTGATCAGCGATGTTCATCGAAGTTTGTAGGGCTCtaacaaatacaaacaatagAATATACTTCTATTAGAATATATTATtctaatatttatatgtttctTAAGCTGTGATTCGAATAGTAGACCAATAATGAACCTGACAAGTCTACTAATTTATTATAACAcagaaatatgattttttttctatgttcAAATCTCATTTCATCGTTAATGCTATTCTAGTTTGCGACACcagaaaatgtcataatttattAGATTTTGATTAAACATGTTTATAGAATGACATCATTACTACTACTATAGTCATGTGGTCAACATACTCTAATGCCTCAGCTTTTCGTGATTGTTGATTGAGGTTTTCTCCCAGGTCCGAGTAAATTGTGACGTGCGTCGGACACCATTTGTCGTTACCAAGAAGAGCCAAACTCGTTCTGTAATTATTCTCCGCCTCTGTGAACTTTGcctatttcaaaatatgtaatGAAATTATTACCGAGAACACCGGTGTGATATAACTTCTTCAATATCTTAAAAACAAAAGATGCCTGATTTGTAGTCAATATGATAATTTGTtacgatgtacatgtatgtatatttgataATTCTTCTATCGTGAACTAATTAATTGTTTAAGCAATATACCCTTTCAACTGTTAGCATTTTCCCGTATCCTCCCCGAAGTATAGCTTCGTCCTCAGGTCTTCCAAACTGTGGTGTTACCTCCAAACATTTGCGGTAAAACGAGACGCTCTCATCTGTAACACAGTAAGTAGTGTCAtaccttttttgtttgtttattatttttaacttcataaaAAGTTGGAAATACATTACATTAAATTTTAGAGCAATCGTTTTAATATGagtatgttttattacaaaataatatcgacaaaaaaaaaaaacaaattcacCTCCCATATAGTTGTGTAGCAGTTGTGAGGATGAAGCTACAAGGTCCACAAACACGTGATACGTGTCGCCAGTACTATATTCTACGTCAATGAGAAGCTTCTGCAGATTTGGAAACTCGTGACTGAGTTGTTCTAACGCTTGTGTGTATTCTGTTGTGTCGAGTTTGGAGCTGATGTCCTTTAGGACGTTACCAAATACTCGGCAATATCGATCTCTCAcctctgaaaaataaaaaataaacaaataaaagtaaTCCGATAAGAGGAAAAattcaatatgtatataatcGTCAAATAAATCGTTATAATTGCTATTTACTTGTCGTTATAATTAAACTTACGAATAAATCTATTATTGATGAAACCAGAAAATAAGGTTAGAAGTTCTGAAAAGTAATACGATTTTTCATCGTGGACATATATCATAACATATATTGCTCCTTTTCGTTCACTATTCTTCTAGAAATCCACttagaatattttcaaaaatattctttattcTAAAAGATATTAGGTTTTAAAAATCCTGTCACCAGTTTAAAGCTTCCTAGTTAATTTAATCAGCCTACTTATTGCAagagaaatgataaaaaaaagaaaacaaagataaaggAAAAACAATATTCATGTATACTTCTCTTGTCACATATGATATTAGATATCCGAAGACAGTCCCGCAGAATGCCGTGTATGTTGTATCGCCCTGCTGATTGGTCAAAACTAAGGATATGATGATTGTGTAAGTAGTCCATTGTGCGATTCATGTCTTGTCGTCGGAGATTCAAAGGCTGCTCTGGATTTTCTTCCTCGGTTATGCTACCTAAGAATATATgcagtcagtatatcaatgcaTATAATAATTCGGTGTTCTAAATCGAACGGcttattatttgaaaatctcgTTCTTACAATGCAGGAATAGCAATGGTAGTATTCttattcaatatatttgtttCTACGAACAGTTTACTTGTGAATATCAACATTTTCTCACAATGTCATCATAAAATCCTTAATAAATTCCGTTTCATTTCATAGGGCTACAATAACCACTGTGTTATATTTCTTACACATCATTCCACGAGCTTGCTCCAGCTGGAATGACGCTGGTATGTACTCTAATGATGCGAGTCGTTGTTGGAACAAGACTGACAACTGACGGAACAACTGGGTGTAGATGAAACCTGGAAATATATCCGTTTGTTCTTCTAAGAAACAAAGTTTGCTTAATGTTACAGACTTTGAATTATTACGTTTTACTCTAATGTTCTTTTTATAATGTTCGGGTTGGATATATATCTCTTCAAATATGATAATACTATTacaatttgatgaaaatgaacctttgaatcaaaataatattgtcAGTTTTCAGTATGTAATTTTTAATATGCAGACATAATATCGTGTTAACGCACCacaacaaaatttaaattgtcATGATTGCATGGATCAAAGTACAAATGTAGAATGATCTATTTTTTCAGTTTCTGTCAGTAATAATATTACCAACAAACTATCGGCGAAGTACTTCGTGCCATAATACGGTTATTATTACCAATGCTGAACACCGCATTGAATGTTCGAAGCTCAGGACTAATGCAGCTTAGGTATAGAGCTATTAATAGACATATTCTTAGATAATATTGTTTAAGTGATTGCATTTACCGATGTGCATGCcaaatgacatttaaaataattcggttcatttttatttaaacatacgTCATTGCCAAATATGCATTGAGATAGTGCACAAATTGTAAAACCTATATAATGCCTGTTCCTAACCAATGTGTGATATCATATTTACAATGCACTGAATGGGGtaatattatcatgtattaaaagtattgttttgtaaataataaccaaaatttgatatttaaaagcAGTCTGATCAAAAGTAAACTATACCAATAAGTCAagtttaataaaaacaaatatctacTCATAGATAAGCGAGTTAACATCACACACAATACATTTCTTGTTCGTTACGTATAAATATCAGAAAGTAGTCTATAGATTATGAACAATGTGTTGTGTATACTAGCATTCTCATATGTACAGGTCTTTGTTATCTAAAAAGACTTCGTCAATATGTTTGAactctttgtttttgttttaagaaaGACCATTGAATTGTCACTCGAGTGTCAGATTACAGAGCAGGTACATTGTTTTCTATTTAGCCCATGAATGTATGAATAACATCTGCATTGAATCTTAACAAAGCTGATTTCTTTCAATGCAGTGAAATAATagttatgttgttttttttactttaaatctGTATCATCAGTCTTACGTACCAGGTTTCTCGTCCACTGGGAAGAATTCGTCACTGAGATATTCTATTCTGGACGCAGTTAACAACATTATCAATTCATCAGCTGTATACTCGGCTAATTGAGTACCTGATAGTAACAAAATACATGTGATTTCTCATAAACTGTTTATCAATAATTGGACTTGTTCTCAAATTTCTACACCTTTTTCTATACAATTGAATTCAACAAAGTTTAAATCCCCAATGTTAACAATTTACAAGGCAAAGGCTGTTGTGGcatttgttgtgttttttgtataataagatttacatgtacaactCAGAAGTTATAAAgttcaaaacaataaaatttatgTTCATACCTATCATTTGCAGAGCGAGCGGGAGTCCTTCACATAAAGTTGCCATTTTTCGTAGATTTGTTGAATTTTCTTCCGGTGCCATTTGATGCAGAAAGAGAAGAGATTCGTCATCACTAAGCGGTGAAAGTTCACGAAAAAATCCCAGATGTCTTTCAGATTCTGGTATCGAAACACATGATGTTAGAATAACATACAGATATTCTGACGTCATAAGAAGTTTCTGGATGAAATTgatgaaattcaaatatttgtcACTCTTAATGACGTTCTCACAGTTATCAATGATCATGACCATATGATTGTTTAGGGTTCGAATAAAGTCAGTGATAAAAGCTGCTGCCTGACTCATATTTCCACTCATTTCATCGTACATTTGTAGTTCGCTCAGAATTTGTCTGTACAGCTGAAACATTGGCTTGGTCTTTGGAAGCCGTCGTATCACCATTTTTGATGAATTGATCGTCCCCTCCTGGAACCGTCTTCTAAGTTCCAATGCCGTCCGGCTCTTTCCAACAGATTTCAAACCAAATATCCCCATGAATCTGTGATGATTCCATGCTTCT
The nucleotide sequence above comes from Argopecten irradians isolate NY chromosome 1, Ai_NY, whole genome shotgun sequence. Encoded proteins:
- the LOC138327807 gene encoding uncharacterized protein, translated to MGIFGLKSIGKSRTALELTRRFQEGTIDSSKMVIRQLPKTKPMFQLYRRILSELQMYDEMGGNMNQAASVIIDYIYGLDHEMIVIIDNCEKVIESDEYLNFINFLQRLLMTSERLHVILTSCVALPEAERHLGFFRELSPLSEDESFLFLHQMAPEENSANLRKMATLCEGLPLVLQIVGTQLAEYTADEVIMLLTASRIEYLSDEFFPADEKPDFIFTKLLHQLSVLFQQRLAALEYIPASFQLEQARGMMYNVTEEENTSQPLNLQRQNLDGTMDYFRDHHILSFDQSAGRYNIHGILRDCLQISNVICNKRRVRDRYCRVFGNVLKDISSKLDTTEYTQALEQLSHEFPNLQKLLSDVEYSTGDTYHVFVDLVASSSQLLHNYMGDESVSFYRKCLEITPLFGKPEDEAILRGGYGKMLTNEMAKFSEAESNYRTSLTLLGNDQWCSTHVTIYSDLGENLSRQSRKSESLEALQTSLNIADHIGLYDEEPILNTLINIGIVYGRADFHEEGERCLRDALNRSVRKFGTKYNRTTSQCYNCLGLFKQTNRDYDMALEYFTEALEIRTEIKEGVQAIVASLNNVALQKSVHGDNKAAMEILYQAELVLARTPGVHGIGRLATLENLGRMNHRLRNYDSAISYFNQVLEIRDIETPRNVNVMEVLELLADSYVKKKRYQESVPLWERSIDITPVVQTYIPGSPLSLYCYLSYMELLVKIHRLERVKEIRHEAVREYKRLISLHQQNNRTDLVNRFRSRYQATRKIIMDSTGYDIESG
- the LOC138327800 gene encoding uncharacterized protein codes for the protein MKCITHLWVHDCESITCVMSDLSLHPFVGREELLSEFQEAWNHHRFMGIFGLKSVGKSRTALELRRRFQEGTINSSKMVIRRLPKTKPMFQLYRQILSELQMYDEMSGNMSQAAAFITDFIRTLNNHMVMIIDNCENVIKSDKYLNFINFIQKLLMTSEYLYVILTSCVSIPESERHLGFFRELSPLSDDESLLFLHQMAPEENSTNLRKMATLCEGLPLALQMIGTQLAEYTADELIMLLTASRIEYLSDEFFPVDEKPGFIYTQLFRQLSVLFQQRLASLEYIPASFQLEQARGMMCSITEEENPEQPLNLRRQDMNRTMDYLHNHHILSFDQSAGRYNIHGILRDCLRISNIICDKRKVRDRYCRVFGNVLKDISSKLDTTEYTQALEQLSHEFPNLQKLLIDVEYSTGDTYHVFVDLVASSSQLLHNYMGDESVSFYRKCLEVTPQFGRPEDEAILRGGYGKMLTVERAKFTEAENNYRTSLALLGNDKWCPTHVTIYSDLGENLNQQSRKAEALEALQTSMNIADQLGLYDEEPILNTLINIGRVYALAELRDEGERCLREVLGRSIRKFGTKYNRITSKCYNSLGSLKQTGQDYDAALEYFTEALEIRTEIKEGVQAMVASLNNVALQKSVHGDNKAAMEMLYQAELVLERTPGVHGIGRLATLENLGRMNHRLRNYDRAIPYFNQVLEIRDVETPRNVNVMEMLELLAGSYVMQGRYQESVPLWERSIDITPVLQASIPGYQLSLYCYLSYMELLVKIHRLERVKEIRHEAVKEYKRLISLHQQNNRTDLVNRFRSRYQATRKSIMDSTGYDIETG